The proteins below are encoded in one region of Oncorhynchus kisutch isolate 150728-3 linkage group LG14, Okis_V2, whole genome shotgun sequence:
- the LOC116353414 gene encoding zona pellucida sperm-binding protein 3-like — protein sequence MGLMMANTLGLLFKQLVWFLLVENFLISPALSYTYSTDTWQQLPRRTPQFDNRPRMPPLQQTVSRPVRVETVAVTCHSDYMEIVVNADLFILGNLIDVDDLRLGVEQYQDQEPCRATASAAGDEYRIFAALSDCGTKYLLNKDSLIYANLLRYTPRTTPDGVIRMAGAVIPIECHYERKYSLDSSSLQPTWIPFTATVSAEDTLQFSLKLMTSDWLYERGSGVYFLGDPINIEASVRVAHHTRVFVSSCVATLDPDSNSVPRYVFIESDGCLTDSQLPGSRSGFMRRTQDNKLGFHIDAFRFYQEDRAELYINCHLMAVPVMDHAEPSNKACSFIDGRWRSADENDLLCGRCPSLSRQKGVDQAPAQRPLSPRLGGSQLEPRVYRNKPPASDNWSIGMKVWDQDTTLGPMIVLPSKQKSAPLSPRMSGGIDIPGFPASTGDRKPVSPGSRWRGMDFKSELEATPDPELIPTPEPIGDLEVTTEKEYLGEEEDQYEIGTY from the exons ATGGGACTCATGATGGCAAACACGCTCGGGTTATTGTTCAAGCAACTGGTTTGGTTTTTACTTGTGGAAAACTTCTTAATCTCTCCTGCTTTGTCATATACTTATAGCACTGACACATGGCAACAACTTCCAAGGCGAACACCGCAATTTGACAATCGTCCACGCATGCCTCCACTCCAACAAACAGTTTCTCGGCCAGTTCGAGTAGAAACTGTCGCTGTGACGTGCCATTCAGACTACATGGAGATAGTAGTGAATGCTGATCTGTTTATACTCGGTAATCTAATCGATGTGGATGACCTGCGACTTGGAGTTGAACAGTACCAAGACCAAGAGCCGTGTAGGGCTACAGCTTCAGCAGCCGGAGATGAGTACAGAATATTTGCAGCACTTTCGGACTGTGGAACCAAGTActtg CTGAACAAAGACTCATTGATCTACGCAAACCTCCTCAGATATACACCCAGAACCACACCAGATGGCGTTATTCGAATGGCTGGTGCTGTAATCCCAATTGAGTGTCATTATGAAAG GAAGTACAGTTTGGACAGCTCTTCTCTCCAGCCGACCTGGATCCCTTTCACCGCCACAGTGTCTGCTGAAGACACCCTGCAGTTCTCATTGAAGCTTATGACAA GTGACTGGCTCTATGAGCGGGGTTCTGGAGTCTACTTCCTGGGTGATCCCATCAACATTGAGGCATCTGTCAGGGTTGCTCACCACACCAGAGTCTTTGTTAGCAGCTGCGTGGCCACACTGGACCCCGATAGCAACTCTGTCCCCAGATATGTCTTCATTGAGAGTGATGG GTGCTTGACGGATTCCCAGCTGCCTGGTTCCCGCTCTGGTTTCATGCGTAGGACCCAGGACAACAAGCTCGGGTTCCACATTGATGCCTTTAGGTTCTACCAGGAGGACAGGGCAGAG CTGTACATCAACTGCCACCTTATGGCAGTCCCTGTCATGGACCATGCAGAGCCTAGCAACAAGGCATGCTCCTTCATTGATGGCAG ATGGAGGTCTGCTGATGAGAATGATTTGCTATGTGGGCGTTGTCCAAGCCTGAGTAGACAGAAGGGGGTTGATCAAGCTCCAGCACAACGTCCCCTCAGTCCAAGACTAGGTGGTAGCCAACTTGAACCTCGTGTCTACCGCAACAAACCCCCAGCCTCTGACAATTGGAGTATTGGGATGAAAG TATGGGACCAGGATACTACTTTGGGCCCCATGATTGTCCTCCCAAGTAAACAGAAGAGTGCACCTCTATCTCCACGGATGAGTGGAGGTATCGATATACCTGGCTTCCCTGCCTCAACAGGGGACAGGAAGCCCGTATCACCTGGCAGTCGTTGGCGTGGCATGGACTTCAAGAGCG